In one window of Pelorhabdus rhamnosifermentans DNA:
- the proC gene encoding pyrroline-5-carboxylate reductase translates to MLSQAKISFIGGGAMAEALLSGLLKTGLVAADQICVADINVDRLATLEKKFQITTNVNSRQVAEKSDILFLTVKPQVVETVFKTLQSAVKPETLVVSIVAGLTLERLEAAFAQNSVIRVMPNTPLAVGQGMAAIAVGSKATEEQAQDVLTIFQSAGKAVRVAEKDLDAVTGLSGSGPAYAFLMVDALADAGVRAGLPRAMSITLAAQTLLGAAKMVLETGEHPAQLRDMVTSPGGTAIAGVHALERGGVRVALIDAVMAATKRSKDLGKKHE, encoded by the coding sequence ATGTTAAGTCAAGCAAAAATTAGTTTTATTGGCGGCGGAGCTATGGCTGAAGCGCTGCTTTCAGGCCTGCTCAAAACAGGTCTTGTTGCGGCTGACCAGATTTGTGTTGCTGATATTAATGTGGACAGATTAGCTACTTTGGAAAAAAAGTTTCAAATTACAACAAATGTTAATAGCAGACAGGTAGCTGAAAAGTCCGATATTTTATTTTTAACGGTTAAACCACAAGTTGTGGAGACAGTATTTAAAACACTTCAGTCGGCGGTGAAGCCTGAGACGCTTGTTGTCTCGATTGTGGCTGGCTTGACACTAGAGCGTCTTGAAGCGGCTTTTGCTCAAAACAGTGTCATTCGAGTGATGCCGAATACGCCCCTTGCTGTCGGGCAAGGAATGGCTGCGATTGCTGTGGGTAGTAAAGCAACAGAAGAGCAGGCGCAGGATGTACTGACGATTTTTCAGTCAGCAGGGAAAGCTGTTCGGGTGGCTGAAAAAGACTTGGATGCAGTGACAGGGTTATCTGGCAGCGGTCCAGCGTATGCTTTCCTAATGGTCGATGCTTTGGCTGATGCAGGTGTGCGTGCTGGATTACCACGGGCCATGTCGATTACGCTTGCGGCGCAGACATTGCTTGGAGCTGCTAAGATGGTGCTTGAAACAGGGGAGCATCCGGCTCAGTTGCGCGATATGGTGACATCGCCAGGAGGAACAGCGATTGCTGGCGTACATGCTCTTGAGCGTGGTGGTGTTCGCGTAGCTCTAATTGATGCCGTTATGGCGGCAACAAAGAGATCAAAGGATTTGGGGAAAAAGCATGAGTGA
- a CDS encoding cell division protein SepF, with protein MKLMEKVWGSLGLLEPVEDDERIKPEDFEPKNKKGVGTLIAGSNVVNLPTAQKQLKVMVVEPLSFDDAQNVAEYLKNRKPVVVNFEHCEDNLSKRMIDFISGTTYALNGSIQKIGNHIFLCAPNNVDVSFASRDDGEKTVLPWMK; from the coding sequence ATGAAATTAATGGAAAAAGTATGGGGTAGTTTAGGTTTGTTGGAACCTGTAGAAGATGACGAACGGATAAAGCCAGAAGATTTTGAACCGAAAAACAAGAAAGGTGTAGGAACACTGATAGCAGGTAGTAATGTTGTTAATTTACCCACGGCCCAAAAACAGCTGAAAGTGATGGTTGTCGAACCATTATCTTTTGACGATGCTCAGAATGTAGCAGAGTATCTGAAAAATCGTAAGCCTGTCGTAGTCAATTTTGAGCATTGCGAGGATAATCTTTCTAAGCGGATGATTGATTTTATTAGTGGGACAACTTATGCTTTAAATGGCAGTATTCAAAAAATCGGTAATCATATCTTTTTGTGTGCTCCCAATAATGTCGATGTGTCTTTTGCATCGCGTGATGATGGTGAAAAGACGGTTTTACCCTGGATGAAGTAA
- a CDS encoding TraR/DksA C4-type zinc finger protein, whose translation MTENIQKMKQLLEKQRQELQSEWDQLHETGLNLAQGESTGELSAYDNHPADLGSETFERSKDSALADHTRFLLEQIDSALEKIANGSYGLCVDCGQAIDVERLQAVPYTTRCHICQQSREQADTTPRPLEETVLTPPFVRTFIDEQDQTGFDGEDALQAVMRFGSSDTPQDLAGMEDFSARIIDSNEESGLVERIDGIPALGPLGTGGAPDHFVAKKKS comes from the coding sequence ATGACGGAAAACATTCAAAAAATGAAGCAATTATTGGAAAAACAGCGGCAGGAACTACAAAGTGAATGGGATCAACTTCATGAAACAGGCTTGAATTTAGCTCAGGGAGAATCAACAGGCGAATTATCCGCCTATGACAATCATCCGGCTGATTTGGGGAGCGAAACATTTGAACGAAGTAAAGACAGCGCTCTGGCAGATCATACGCGATTTTTACTTGAGCAAATTGATTCGGCTCTCGAAAAAATAGCAAACGGCAGTTATGGTTTGTGTGTAGATTGTGGGCAAGCGATTGATGTCGAACGTTTGCAGGCAGTTCCCTATACTACTCGCTGTCATATTTGTCAGCAGAGCAGAGAACAAGCGGATACGACGCCGCGCCCCTTAGAAGAAACTGTTCTAACGCCGCCGTTTGTCAGAACATTTATCGATGAACAAGATCAGACGGGTTTTGATGGAGAGGACGCCCTGCAGGCTGTTATGCGTTTTGGGAGTTCTGATACACCTCAGGACTTAGCTGGCATGGAAGACTTTTCGGCTCGCATTATTGATAGCAATGAAGAATCGGGGTTAGTTGAACGGATTGATGGAATCCCTGCTTTAGGGCCGCTTGGTACCGGTGGGGCTCCTGATCATTTTGTAGCCAAAAAGAAGTCCTAA
- a CDS encoding DUF362 domain-containing protein: protein MYVINSDCVKCGACASSCPVGAISEGDSQYAIDENCVDCGTCAGNCPVGAISAGE, encoded by the coding sequence ATGTACGTAATTAATAGTGATTGTGTTAAATGTGGTGCTTGTGCTTCTTCGTGTCCTGTTGGGGCCATTTCCGAAGGTGATAGCCAATATGCAATTGATGAAAATTGTGTAGACTGTGGAACGTGCGCAGGCAATTGCCCAGTTGGAGCTATTAGCGCAGGTGAATAA
- a CDS encoding DUF5665 domain-containing protein — protein MKKSGTSFDNLNPDEKNVFIDRKLELLLRHFESMRIAQYMEMLEKPAKLIFTNFIAGIARGLGIALGATLVFALMLELLRRVILLNIPGIGSFVAEIMKIVETHSTRF, from the coding sequence ATGAAAAAATCCGGTACATCCTTTGATAACCTCAATCCTGATGAGAAAAATGTGTTTATTGATCGTAAGCTTGAACTTCTGCTCAGGCACTTTGAGTCCATGCGGATTGCTCAATACATGGAAATGCTGGAGAAACCGGCTAAACTTATTTTTACTAATTTTATTGCTGGCATTGCTCGGGGACTCGGAATAGCTCTGGGAGCTACACTGGTTTTTGCTTTAATGCTGGAACTCTTACGGCGAGTCATTCTACTAAATATACCGGGAATTGGCAGTTTCGTAGCTGAAATCATGAAGATTGTTGAAACGCACAGTACAAGATTTTAA
- a CDS encoding TVP38/TMEM64 family protein — protein sequence MSQPAPWTLNVIKIGVLIMAVTFYFTVPEVHYFFVMSSEILYAHHFHELKEFILSYGVWAPMMSICLMTVQSLFPFVPGLAITIANAWIFGWLWGSFYSWTGSLVGAALDFGIARWYGHPVVKKFVSSKYLDRLNTFFETYGLAAIALARLTPVVPYKVVSYGAGFTTLAFSKYLFATGFGQTPAILLYSYLGQNITRSLHGVIFATSLFLLILIVLYVYREAIEKYFFRKSE from the coding sequence ATGAGCCAGCCTGCCCCCTGGACTCTGAATGTAATAAAAATTGGCGTGCTCATCATGGCTGTAACTTTTTATTTTACTGTACCCGAGGTTCATTATTTTTTTGTGATGAGTAGCGAAATTCTTTATGCTCATCACTTTCATGAGCTGAAAGAATTCATCTTGTCGTATGGTGTCTGGGCGCCAATGATGTCCATTTGCCTTATGACGGTGCAGTCTTTATTTCCCTTTGTACCAGGTTTGGCTATTACTATTGCTAATGCCTGGATATTTGGCTGGCTGTGGGGCTCTTTCTATTCATGGACAGGTTCTCTTGTCGGGGCTGCTCTTGATTTTGGTATCGCCCGCTGGTATGGTCATCCAGTAGTAAAAAAGTTTGTAAGCAGCAAATATTTGGATCGCCTGAATACTTTCTTTGAGACCTATGGTTTGGCAGCCATTGCTTTAGCTCGCTTAACGCCTGTTGTTCCCTATAAAGTCGTTAGTTATGGGGCAGGTTTTACAACGCTTGCATTCAGTAAATATTTATTTGCCACAGGGTTTGGACAAACGCCAGCTATTTTGCTTTATTCGTATTTGGGGCAAAATATTACGCGTAGTTTGCATGGTGTTATTTTCGCTACTTCGTTATTTTTACTGATTTTGATTGTGCTTTATGTTTATCGCGAGGCTATTGAAAAATATTTTTTTCGGAAAAGTGAGTAA
- a CDS encoding YlmH family RNA-binding protein: protein MSEREKILRYYRAEGEGDIAAKLVDAAESVARNTKVKVSEFLDPRGFAIAETVIAHYEGVRLEAFGGYQGAERVKVAFVQQDFAGKISYNLTAVAIQWDKRFAHVGHRDILGAVLGLGIERGVLGDIVMSSDGCYVMLDKTLIDFLLTGLTQVGATSVTVSEINLAEIPPKEEKLKEIRTTAASLRLDVIAAAGFGTSRTKMADDIVADKVKLNWQGVRKSDHAVKAGDIISMRGRGRLEVSEILGTTKKGRLSLLLKRYM from the coding sequence ATGAGTGAACGGGAAAAAATTCTGCGGTATTATCGCGCAGAAGGGGAAGGCGACATTGCAGCTAAACTGGTTGATGCAGCTGAAAGCGTCGCTCGTAATACAAAGGTAAAGGTATCGGAATTTCTAGATCCTCGTGGCTTTGCCATAGCTGAAACGGTCATTGCTCATTATGAAGGGGTACGACTCGAAGCTTTTGGTGGTTATCAAGGTGCAGAAAGAGTGAAGGTTGCTTTTGTCCAACAAGATTTTGCTGGCAAGATTTCTTATAATCTGACCGCTGTAGCCATTCAATGGGACAAACGTTTTGCCCATGTGGGTCATCGAGATATTCTTGGAGCTGTGCTCGGTCTAGGTATAGAGCGTGGCGTGCTAGGTGATATTGTTATGAGCAGTGACGGTTGTTATGTTATGCTTGATAAAACGCTAATCGATTTTTTGTTAACGGGGTTAACGCAGGTAGGTGCAACAAGTGTTACTGTGAGTGAAATAAATTTAGCTGAAATTCCCCCGAAGGAGGAAAAATTAAAAGAAATTCGCACTACAGCGGCTTCACTCCGATTGGATGTTATTGCTGCGGCGGGTTTCGGAACGAGCCGGACGAAAATGGCTGATGATATTGTCGCTGATAAGGTGAAATTGAATTGGCAGGGAGTACGAAAAAGTGATCATGCTGTGAAAGCAGGTGACATTATTTCGATGCGGGGCCGTGGTCGTTTGGAAGTTAGCGAAATTTTAGGGACAACGAAAAAAGGTCGTTTGAGCTTGCTTTTAAAACGCTACATGTGA
- a CDS encoding DivIVA domain-containing protein, translating to MLTPLDIQNREFKRSFRGYNEDEIDSFLDQVIKDYEQLYRENVELKETIERISGKLENYQHMENTLHSTLVIAQETAEEVKLNAKKESELVMKEAEIQAQRMIDEATSKVRRMTGEYEEINKQLQIYRTRMKTLLQAQLEMIAQAAEDEDS from the coding sequence ATGCTAACACCGCTGGATATTCAAAATAGAGAATTCAAACGTAGTTTTCGTGGCTACAATGAGGATGAGATTGACAGTTTTTTAGATCAAGTAATCAAAGATTACGAGCAGCTATATCGAGAAAACGTGGAATTGAAAGAAACGATTGAACGCATAAGCGGTAAGCTGGAGAATTATCAGCATATGGAAAACACGCTGCATAGTACGCTCGTTATTGCTCAGGAAACTGCTGAGGAAGTCAAATTAAATGCTAAAAAAGAGTCGGAACTTGTCATGAAAGAAGCCGAGATTCAGGCGCAGCGCATGATTGATGAAGCAACAAGCAAAGTACGGCGTATGACAGGTGAGTATGAAGAAATTAACAAGCAATTGCAGATTTATCGTACGCGCATGAAAACCTTGCTGCAAGCACAGCTTGAAATGATAGCTCAAGCTGCAGAAGATGAAGATTCTTAA
- the ileS gene encoding isoleucine--tRNA ligase — protein MAEDYSKTLNLPKTDFPMRGNLPEREPEFLEFWTKEKLYEQKKAAAKGKPKFVLHDGPPYANGNIHLGTALNKILKDIIIKYKGLRGFDAPYVPGWDTHGLPIEHAAIKNLGLNRHELDPLTLRNECKQYALKCLNMQREDFKRLGVIGDWENPYITLRPYFEAKQIEVFGEMAKKGYIYKGLKTVYWCPSCETALAEAEIEYAEKKSHSLFVKFPLVDAKGKLPEGVCPEQVFAVIWTTTPWTIPANMAISLHPRFDYSWVQFGDEVYLLATELIDSVVAANHLGEYTILGHVTGQDLEGLIFKHPFLDRQSPILVGEHVTLEAGTGCVHTAPGHGQEDFEIGMKYKLPIYCPVDAQGKMTKEAGKFEGLSVEDANVPVIKELAAVHMLLGKGTIRHQYAHCWRCKNPVIYRATEQWFASVDGFRAEALKAIQDVKWIPSWGEERIHNMVADRHDWCISRQRVWGVPIPIFYCNHCNEHIINDDTIQVVKTLFASEGSDAWWAKSAEEILPEGFACPHCGKKGFRKESDIMDVWFDSGSSHAAVLEQREELKWPADIYLEGSDQHRGWFQSSLLTSVATKGRAPYDSVLTHGFVVDGEGRKMSKSIGNVIFPPEVIKKYGADILRLWVASADYKADIRISPAILKQMSEVYRKIRNTFRYILGNLADFDPEKDQVPYGDLFEIDRWALLRLEQVRAKVTQAYEDYEYHTLYHTVHNFCTVDLSAIYLDILKDRLYTERPNSVGRRAAQTAIYTIMMDLLTMLTPVLSFTCEEIWRYVPKTAGMPTSVQLTKWPVEHREYLDSKLEEKWTQILALRGEITKALEEARRSKTIGHSLDADVTIYAAGDVYQALQAVQDELATILIVSKVSLVEGFDLANEADFASTEFDLKVAVKTATGEKCERCWMYSDTVGKNAEHQTLCKRCASVLAE, from the coding sequence ATGGCAGAAGATTACAGTAAAACATTAAATTTGCCTAAAACAGATTTTCCGATGCGAGGGAACCTTCCCGAGCGGGAACCGGAATTCCTCGAATTTTGGACAAAGGAAAAACTTTATGAACAGAAGAAGGCGGCAGCAAAAGGTAAACCGAAATTTGTCTTACATGATGGTCCGCCTTATGCCAATGGGAATATTCATCTTGGCACAGCTCTGAACAAAATTTTAAAGGATATTATTATTAAATATAAAGGGCTGCGCGGTTTTGATGCACCGTATGTTCCTGGCTGGGACACACATGGACTCCCGATTGAACATGCGGCAATTAAAAATTTGGGCCTCAATCGTCATGAATTAGATCCCCTTACTTTGCGTAACGAGTGTAAACAGTATGCCCTGAAATGTCTCAATATGCAGCGAGAGGATTTCAAACGGTTGGGTGTTATTGGGGACTGGGAAAATCCCTATATTACACTTCGTCCTTATTTTGAGGCCAAACAAATTGAAGTTTTTGGTGAAATGGCTAAAAAAGGCTATATCTATAAAGGATTAAAAACAGTTTATTGGTGTCCTTCCTGTGAAACGGCTTTGGCTGAAGCGGAAATTGAGTATGCTGAAAAGAAATCTCATTCCCTCTTTGTCAAATTTCCTTTAGTTGATGCAAAAGGGAAGTTACCTGAAGGTGTTTGTCCTGAACAGGTCTTTGCTGTTATTTGGACGACAACACCTTGGACGATTCCTGCTAATATGGCTATTTCACTCCATCCTCGGTTTGACTATTCGTGGGTGCAATTTGGTGATGAAGTTTATTTGCTTGCAACAGAATTGATTGATTCTGTTGTGGCTGCGAATCATTTAGGTGAATATACTATTTTAGGCCATGTGACAGGCCAGGATTTAGAGGGACTTATCTTTAAACATCCCTTCCTTGATCGTCAGTCACCCATTTTAGTTGGCGAACATGTAACGCTTGAGGCAGGTACGGGCTGTGTACATACGGCACCTGGACATGGTCAGGAAGACTTTGAAATTGGAATGAAGTATAAACTTCCCATCTATTGCCCTGTCGATGCGCAAGGTAAAATGACGAAAGAAGCCGGAAAATTTGAAGGCCTCTCTGTGGAAGATGCCAATGTTCCTGTCATTAAAGAATTGGCTGCTGTGCATATGTTACTTGGAAAAGGAACGATTCGCCATCAGTATGCCCATTGCTGGCGTTGCAAGAATCCTGTTATCTATCGGGCTACGGAGCAATGGTTTGCCTCTGTTGACGGGTTCCGCGCTGAAGCTCTCAAAGCCATTCAAGATGTTAAGTGGATTCCATCCTGGGGTGAAGAACGTATTCATAATATGGTTGCGGATCGTCATGACTGGTGTATTTCCCGTCAGAGAGTTTGGGGTGTTCCCATTCCAATTTTCTACTGTAATCACTGCAATGAGCATATTATTAATGATGATACTATTCAGGTAGTCAAAACGTTGTTTGCCAGTGAAGGATCGGATGCTTGGTGGGCCAAGAGTGCTGAAGAGATTTTGCCGGAGGGCTTTGCTTGTCCGCATTGCGGCAAAAAGGGCTTCCGTAAGGAATCGGATATTATGGATGTGTGGTTTGACAGCGGTTCTTCTCATGCAGCCGTTCTTGAACAGCGCGAAGAATTGAAATGGCCGGCTGATATTTATTTAGAAGGCAGCGATCAGCATCGTGGGTGGTTCCAGTCTTCACTATTAACTTCTGTGGCAACAAAAGGCCGTGCACCTTATGATTCTGTTTTAACGCATGGCTTTGTTGTTGATGGCGAAGGTCGTAAGATGTCCAAGTCTATTGGAAATGTTATTTTCCCGCCCGAAGTTATTAAAAAATATGGCGCTGATATCTTAAGACTGTGGGTGGCGTCAGCTGATTATAAAGCAGATATTCGTATTTCACCGGCTATTTTGAAGCAAATGTCGGAAGTTTATCGGAAAATTCGTAATACTTTTCGATATATTCTGGGGAATTTGGCTGATTTTGATCCCGAAAAGGATCAAGTGCCTTATGGTGATTTGTTTGAAATTGATCGTTGGGCCTTGTTACGACTTGAGCAGGTTCGTGCTAAAGTAACGCAGGCATATGAAGACTACGAATATCATACGCTGTATCATACGGTACATAACTTCTGTACGGTTGATTTAAGCGCGATTTACCTTGATATTTTGAAAGACCGTTTGTATACGGAAAGACCGAATTCTGTCGGGCGGCGGGCGGCTCAGACGGCGATCTATACAATTATGATGGATCTGCTTACAATGCTTACACCTGTATTAAGTTTTACTTGTGAAGAAATCTGGCGTTATGTTCCGAAAACGGCTGGAATGCCTACGAGTGTTCAATTAACGAAATGGCCAGTGGAACATCGTGAGTATTTAGACAGCAAGCTAGAAGAAAAGTGGACGCAAATTCTTGCTTTGCGCGGAGAAATTACGAAAGCCTTGGAAGAAGCAAGAAGATCCAAGACAATTGGTCATTCGCTTGATGCGGACGTAACTATTTATGCCGCAGGGGATGTTTATCAGGCATTACAGGCTGTGCAAGATGAACTTGCGACGATTTTGATTGTGTCGAAGGTTTCTCTTGTTGAAGGCTTTGATTTGGCGAATGAAGCTGATTTTGCCTCAACAGAATTTGATTTAAAAGTAGCTGTCAAGACTGCAACCGGTGAAAAGTGCGAACGTTGTTGGATGTATAGCGATACAGTCGGAAAGAATGCGGAACATCAAACCTTATGTAAACGCTGTGCTTCTGTCTTAGCAGAATAA
- the lspA gene encoding signal peptidase II yields MNPLLVALLIVIFDQLSKYYISHSLGLGMSIPVVPNIFHITYILNAGAAFGIFANQRLLFIVIALLILGGVGYFYRKIPSTYNLFRFGLGLMAGGAVGNLIDRIATGYVIDFFDFRIWPIFNIADIAIVCGVTMMIVTILFMKKKDEA; encoded by the coding sequence GTGAATCCTTTATTGGTTGCTTTGTTGATCGTCATTTTCGATCAGCTGTCAAAATATTATATTTCTCATAGTCTTGGGTTAGGAATGTCCATACCCGTTGTTCCTAATATCTTTCATATTACTTACATTTTAAACGCGGGAGCGGCTTTTGGTATTTTTGCGAATCAACGATTGTTGTTTATTGTTATTGCGTTACTTATTTTGGGCGGAGTCGGCTATTTTTATCGCAAAATTCCGTCAACTTACAATTTGTTTCGATTCGGTCTGGGTCTTATGGCTGGTGGTGCAGTAGGAAATTTAATTGATCGTATTGCTACAGGCTATGTAATTGACTTTTTTGATTTTCGCATTTGGCCGATATTTAACATTGCTGATATTGCGATTGTTTGCGGTGTGACAATGATGATTGTTACCATTTTATTTATGAAAAAAAAGGATGAAGCGTAA
- a CDS encoding RluA family pseudouridine synthase, with product MQFEQGESQENTVIIVPKENEGQRVDVFLTSKLIELTRTHVQKLITAEKVLVNDKKVKANYKIQADDVIQLSIPEPEQGTVLPENLPLQILYEDDELIVVNKARGMVVHPAPGNVKGTLVNALLYHCTHLSGINGVIRPGIVHRLDKDTTGVMVVAKTDRAHLSLSKQIQERSASREYFALVQGVIGEEQGLIEAPIGRHPVDRKKMAVVFAHSKPAITRFHVVERFRGYTLVKCKLLTGRTHQIRVHMAYIHHPVVGDPIYGPTHSPFAQLIAGQALHSAKLSLTHPVTQKSLVFEAPMPADMTELLAFIRRRGT from the coding sequence ATGCAGTTTGAACAAGGTGAAAGTCAAGAAAATACCGTCATCATTGTGCCTAAAGAGAACGAGGGACAAAGGGTGGATGTATTTTTAACAAGTAAGCTTATTGAACTGACGCGGACTCATGTACAGAAGCTGATTACAGCGGAAAAAGTCTTAGTGAATGATAAGAAAGTTAAAGCCAATTATAAAATTCAAGCCGACGATGTCATTCAATTGAGCATTCCTGAACCTGAGCAGGGAACGGTATTACCAGAAAATTTACCGCTTCAAATCTTATATGAAGATGATGAGTTGATTGTAGTGAATAAGGCGCGAGGCATGGTTGTCCATCCTGCTCCAGGCAATGTTAAAGGAACACTTGTAAATGCCCTTTTGTATCATTGTACGCATTTGTCAGGGATTAATGGGGTTATTCGTCCGGGAATTGTTCATCGCCTTGATAAAGATACGACAGGTGTTATGGTTGTAGCTAAAACAGATCGGGCTCATCTATCTCTTTCTAAGCAGATCCAGGAGCGTTCAGCGAGTCGGGAATATTTTGCTTTAGTTCAGGGAGTTATTGGTGAAGAACAGGGGTTGATTGAAGCTCCGATTGGTCGTCATCCTGTGGATCGTAAAAAAATGGCTGTTGTTTTTGCTCATTCTAAGCCAGCTATTACGCGATTTCACGTTGTGGAACGCTTCAGAGGTTATACTCTTGTAAAATGTAAATTACTTACAGGACGGACACATCAAATTCGTGTACATATGGCGTACATTCACCATCCTGTTGTCGGTGATCCGATATATGGGCCGACGCATAGTCCTTTTGCTCAGCTGATTGCAGGTCAGGCGCTTCATTCGGCCAAGCTATCGTTAACACATCCCGTAACACAGAAATCCCTTGTTTTTGAAGCACCCATGCCGGCTGATATGACAGAATTGCTTGCATTTATTCGCCGTCGTGGTACTTGA
- the pyrR gene encoding bifunctional pyr operon transcriptional regulator/uracil phosphoribosyltransferase PyrR, with protein MELIEKTSLMDEQAIRRTITRMAHEVIEKNKGVSDLALAGIRTRGVPLAYRLAEAIQKIEGVEVPVGILDITLYRDDLSTLSYQPVVHGTEFPMDINGKTLVLVDDVLFTGRTARSALNAIIDLGRPKMIQLAVLVDRGHRELPIRADFVGKNVPTSRREIVSVQLTPVDSCDQVIIKVQAEDKE; from the coding sequence ATGGAACTAATTGAAAAAACCAGTTTGATGGATGAACAAGCCATTCGCCGCACCATTACGCGCATGGCTCATGAAGTGATTGAAAAGAATAAAGGAGTCAGTGATTTGGCTTTGGCTGGTATTCGGACGCGGGGAGTTCCTCTTGCTTATCGATTGGCTGAAGCTATTCAGAAAATTGAAGGTGTTGAAGTTCCTGTTGGCATTTTAGATATTACGCTGTATCGTGATGATCTGTCGACATTAAGTTATCAGCCTGTTGTGCATGGAACGGAATTTCCCATGGATATTAACGGGAAAACATTAGTTCTTGTTGATGATGTGCTTTTTACTGGCCGGACAGCGAGATCCGCCTTAAATGCCATTATTGATTTGGGACGTCCCAAGATGATTCAGCTGGCTGTACTTGTGGATCGTGGGCACCGTGAATTGCCGATTCGGGCCGATTTTGTCGGTAAAAATGTGCCAACATCTCGGCGGGAAATTGTCAGTGTTCAGTTAACTCCTGTCGATTCTTGTGATCAAGTCATTATTAAGGTTCAGGCTGAAGATAAAGAGTGA
- a CDS encoding YggS family pyridoxal phosphate-dependent enzyme, with the protein MSIQNNIAIVERNIQTAMRERANISGQALVPVKLIAVTKNHTPAEMQQAIDYGLTTIGENRVQEAVAKYDIFGRKLEYHLLGHLQTNKVKQAVPLFDLIHSLDSEKLARHISRVAGELAKIQPALLEVNVAGEATKQGVSLADVLDFARMVSSLPNLVVAGLMTVAPHFDDPEETRPLFHTLYDKFMELKQACIPNCTMEWLSMGMTNDYSVAIEEGANMVRVGTAIFGARNYDIELTRR; encoded by the coding sequence ATGTCCATTCAAAATAATATTGCAATTGTTGAACGAAACATTCAGACAGCCATGAGAGAGCGGGCGAATATTTCTGGTCAAGCACTTGTACCTGTCAAGCTAATTGCCGTGACGAAAAATCATACGCCAGCAGAAATGCAGCAAGCCATTGATTATGGATTAACGACGATTGGTGAAAATCGAGTTCAAGAGGCTGTCGCGAAGTATGACATTTTCGGGCGCAAACTGGAATATCACTTGTTAGGACATCTGCAGACAAATAAGGTTAAGCAAGCCGTTCCGTTATTTGATTTAATCCATTCACTTGACAGCGAGAAACTTGCCAGACATATTAGCAGGGTTGCTGGCGAATTGGCTAAAATTCAGCCTGCGCTGCTTGAGGTCAATGTGGCAGGAGAAGCAACAAAACAGGGCGTTTCTCTTGCAGATGTTCTTGATTTTGCACGTATGGTGAGTTCATTGCCCAACCTTGTTGTTGCGGGATTAATGACAGTGGCGCCTCATTTTGATGATCCCGAGGAGACGCGACCGTTATTTCACACTTTATATGACAAATTTATGGAATTGAAGCAAGCTTGTATACCTAACTGTACCATGGAATGGTTGTCGATGGGAATGACGAATGATTATTCTGTGGCCATTGAAGAAGGTGCCAATATGGTCAGGGTCGGTACAGCCATTTTCGGTGCCCGTAATTATGATATTGAGCTGACGAGGAGGTAG